The genomic region GAGCTTGTGCTCGGGCGCCTCGCAATGCAGGTGCGCGCCGTAGGCGTCGGCGATGATCAGGCCGGTGTCTTCAGGGAAGATCTCGCACGGCAGATCCTGCGTGAAGGCGAAGAACAGCCGGTCGCAATGGGCGCGGTATTCGTGCCATTTCTGGTCGGCGCGCAGGTCCTCCACCGACGACTTGATCTCGACGATCCAGATCTCGCCGCGCTCGTTCAGCGCGACGAGATCGGCGCGCCGGCCCGACGGTAGCGGCAATTCGCTGATGCAGGAGAAGCCGAGCGAGCGCAGCAGCCGCGCAGTGCCGCGCGCGACGGCCAGCGCCGTCTCCGACTGGCGGCGATCCGGCGGCGGCACGAGGGTGATGCGGGCGGTGTTGTCCATGGCCGGGAGGATAGCCGATTCCATCCCGCCCGTCATTCCGGGGCGCGCGCAGCGCGAGCTATGATGCGCAATTGCGCATCTGAGAATCCATAACCACAGGGAGGTGGAGCAAAGGCGGTAACTCCGAGTCGTCGCAAAACTGCTGCCTGTGGGGATGGGTCCCGGGCTCGCGCTTTGCGCACCCCGGGACGACTACGAGTGTGACGTGAGAGGCGCGGAACCGCCCTCGCTCTTAACACTTATCACGCAGCCGCCCACCCGGGCGGAACCACCGAGCGGCTCGCGCATGATCGACGATCTCTGGTACAAGAACGGCGTGATCTATTGCCTGTCCGTCGGCTCCTACATGGACGCCAACGGCGACGGCGTCGGCGATTTCAAGGGGCTGTTACGGCGACTGGATTATCTGCACGGGCTTGGCATCACCACGATCTGGCTGATGCCGTTCCAGACCTCGCCGGGCCGCGACGACGGCTACGACGTCGCCGATTATTACAGCGTCGATCCTCGCTACGGCACGCTCGGCGATTTCGTCGAGTTCACCCATGGCTGCAAGCAGCGCGGCATCCGCGTCATCATCGACCTCGTCGTCAACCACACCTCGGACCAGCACCACTGGTTCAAGGCGGCGCGGCGCGACAAGAGCTCGTCCTATCGCGACTGGTACGTCTGGTCGGACAAGAAGCCTCCCGGTGCCAACAAAGGCATGGTGTTTCCCGGCGTGCAGAAATCGACCTGGACGCGCGACAAGGAATCCGGCGCGTATTACTTCCATCGCTTCTACGATTTCCAGCCCGACCTCAACACCTCGAACCCGCATGTGCAGGCCGAGATCCTGAAGATCATGGGGTTCTGGATCCAGCTCGGCGTCTCCGGCTTCCGCATGGACGCGGTGCCGTTCGTGATCGCGACCAAGGGCGCGAAGGTGAAGAAGCCGGTCGAGCAGTACGACATGCTGCGCGCCTTCCGCGAATTCCTGCAATGGCGGCAGGGCGACGCCATCATCCTCGCCGAAGCCAATGTGCTGCCGAAGACGGACATGGAATATTTCGGCCGCGACGCCGACCGCATGCACATGATGTTCAACTTCCAGGTCAACCAGCACCTGTTCTATGCGCTGGCATCCGCCGATTCGCGTCCGCTGGCCAAGGCGCTGAAAGCGACAAAACCGCGGCCGGCGACGGCGCAATGGGGCCTGTTCCTGCGCAATCACGACGAGCTCGATCTGGGGCGTCTGACCAAGTCACAGCGCGACACGGTGTTCAAAGCGTTCGGACCCGACAAGGACATGCAGCTCTACGACCGCGGCATCCGCCGGCGGCTCGCGCCGATGCTGGGCGGCGACCGCAGGCGGCTCGAGCTCGCCTATAGCCTGATGTGCACGTTGCCGGGGACGCCCGTGATCCGCTACGGCGACGAGATCGCGATGGGCGACGATCTCTCGTTGCCCGAGCGCAATTGCGCGCGCACGCCGATGCAATGGTCGACCGAGCCGCATGGCGGCTTCACCAAGAGCGACAAGCCCGCCTGCCAGGTCATCGACGAGGGCCCTTACGGCTTTCCGCACGTCAATGTCGCAAAACAGCGGCGCGATCCGAACTCCATGCTGAACTGGACCGAGCGCATCATCCGCATGCGGAAGGAGGTGCCGGAGGTCGGCTGGGGCGATTTTACGGTCATTCCCGTGCGCGATCCCGCGGTGTTCATCATGCGCTACGATTGGCGCAACAATTCGGTGCTGTTCGTGCACAATCTCGACGAGAAGCCGCGCGAGATCGCGTTCTCAGTGGGGCTATCAGGCGAGGCCGGCGCGCACCTGATCAATCTGCTCGCGGAGGACCACAGCCACGCCGACAAGCGCGGCCAGCATCGCGTCGTGCTGGAGCCCTATGGCTACCGCTGGTACCGCGTCGGCGGGCTGGATTATCTGTTGAAGCGGAGCGATATCGACGAGGCCGTGGGCGGGAAGAAGAAGCATCCGGGGTGACGTAGCCGCGCACCGCCGTGGCCA from Bradyrhizobium sp. CB1015 harbors:
- a CDS encoding MmcB family DNA repair protein; the encoded protein is MDNTARITLVPPPDRRQSETALAVARGTARLLRSLGFSCISELPLPSGRRADLVALNERGEIWIVEIKSSVEDLRADQKWHEYRAHCDRLFFAFTQDLPCEIFPEDTGLIIADAYGAHLHCEAPEHKLAAATRKQMTVRFAMAAALRINRLVDPQGHADFWE
- a CDS encoding alpha-amylase family protein, which codes for MIDDLWYKNGVIYCLSVGSYMDANGDGVGDFKGLLRRLDYLHGLGITTIWLMPFQTSPGRDDGYDVADYYSVDPRYGTLGDFVEFTHGCKQRGIRVIIDLVVNHTSDQHHWFKAARRDKSSSYRDWYVWSDKKPPGANKGMVFPGVQKSTWTRDKESGAYYFHRFYDFQPDLNTSNPHVQAEILKIMGFWIQLGVSGFRMDAVPFVIATKGAKVKKPVEQYDMLRAFREFLQWRQGDAIILAEANVLPKTDMEYFGRDADRMHMMFNFQVNQHLFYALASADSRPLAKALKATKPRPATAQWGLFLRNHDELDLGRLTKSQRDTVFKAFGPDKDMQLYDRGIRRRLAPMLGGDRRRLELAYSLMCTLPGTPVIRYGDEIAMGDDLSLPERNCARTPMQWSTEPHGGFTKSDKPACQVIDEGPYGFPHVNVAKQRRDPNSMLNWTERIIRMRKEVPEVGWGDFTVIPVRDPAVFIMRYDWRNNSVLFVHNLDEKPREIAFSVGLSGEAGAHLINLLAEDHSHADKRGQHRVVLEPYGYRWYRVGGLDYLLKRSDIDEAVGGKKKHPG